The following proteins come from a genomic window of Geothrix edaphica:
- a CDS encoding aldehyde dehydrogenase family protein, which produces MTATPLEALFARQQAARWRVAATSPDQRRAKLRALLEALMTHRGEAQAALAADFRKSPEEVDLTELYPVISEIKEALRHLRRWMKPRRVPTPIGLFGSAGTIRHEPKGVALIISPWNYPIYLTLGPLVSAIAAGDCAILKPSEFTPHTNTFLRKLLAGLFPEEEVALVEGEADTAQALLALPFDHVFFTGSPAVGRAVMKAAAEHLASVTLELGGKSPVLVDADANLREAARKIAWGKGLNGGQTCVAPDYVLVHERVHEALVAELKQAFEAFYGTTPEARRTSPDLARIINDRHFTRIQALLRGSGGQLAFGGDVDAASRYISPTVLTDLDPASPVMQEEIFGPLLPVLKVRDMAEAVAFVNARPKPLALYVFSGSRRVAGDLIARTTAGGSCINDTVLHFAHTGLPTGGVNTSGFGKAHGRHGFEAFSNARGILRQRTRFSAIQLMYPPYTGFVRRMIDLTLRYF; this is translated from the coding sequence ATGACCGCCACCCCGCTGGAAGCCCTCTTCGCCCGCCAGCAGGCGGCCCGCTGGCGGGTGGCGGCAACGTCCCCCGACCAGCGCCGGGCCAAGCTCCGGGCCCTCCTGGAGGCCCTCATGACCCACCGGGGCGAGGCCCAGGCAGCCCTGGCCGCGGACTTCCGGAAGTCCCCGGAGGAGGTTGACCTCACGGAGCTCTACCCGGTCATCTCAGAAATCAAAGAGGCCCTGCGGCACCTGCGCCGCTGGATGAAGCCGCGGCGGGTCCCCACCCCCATCGGCCTCTTCGGCAGCGCGGGCACCATCCGCCACGAGCCCAAGGGCGTGGCGCTCATCATCAGCCCCTGGAACTACCCCATCTACTTGACCCTCGGCCCCCTGGTCTCGGCCATCGCCGCCGGCGACTGCGCCATCCTCAAGCCCTCGGAGTTCACGCCGCACACCAACACATTCCTCCGGAAGCTGCTGGCGGGGCTCTTCCCGGAGGAGGAGGTGGCCCTGGTGGAAGGGGAGGCCGACACGGCCCAGGCCCTGCTGGCCCTGCCCTTCGATCATGTCTTCTTCACGGGCAGCCCCGCCGTGGGCAGGGCGGTCATGAAGGCCGCGGCCGAGCATCTGGCTTCGGTGACGCTGGAGCTGGGCGGCAAGTCGCCCGTGCTCGTGGACGCGGACGCCAACCTGCGCGAAGCCGCCCGCAAGATCGCCTGGGGCAAGGGCCTCAACGGCGGCCAGACCTGCGTGGCCCCCGACTACGTGCTGGTCCACGAGCGGGTCCACGAGGCGCTGGTGGCGGAACTGAAGCAGGCCTTCGAGGCTTTCTACGGCACGACTCCGGAAGCCCGGCGGACGAGCCCAGACCTGGCCCGGATCATCAATGACCGGCACTTCACCAGGATCCAGGCGCTCCTGCGCGGATCCGGCGGACAGCTCGCCTTCGGCGGGGACGTCGATGCGGCCTCCCGCTATATCAGCCCGACCGTGCTCACGGACCTGGACCCCGCCTCGCCGGTCATGCAGGAGGAGATCTTCGGCCCCCTTCTGCCGGTCCTGAAGGTGAGGGACATGGCCGAGGCCGTGGCCTTCGTGAACGCCCGTCCCAAACCCCTCGCCCTCTACGTCTTCAGCGGCAGCCGCCGGGTCGCCGGGGACCTCATCGCCCGGACCACCGCCGGCGGCAGCTGCATCAACGACACGGTCCTTCACTTCGCCCACACGGGCCTGCCCACGGGCGGCGTGAATACCTCCGGCTTCGGCAAGGCCCACGGCCGGCACGGCTTCGAGGCTTTCTCCAACGCCCGCGGCATCCTGCGCCAGCGGACCCGGTTCTCCGCCATCCAGCTCATGTACCCGCCCTACACCGGCTTCGTGCGGCGGATGATCGACCTGACGCTGCGCTACTTCTGA
- a CDS encoding biotin--[acetyl-CoA-carboxylase] ligase: MDLPLIRLAEVDSTQAFLRRNPQLGFCAVLADRQTEGRGRQGNRWESASGAGLWMSVALPSPSGVAPGLVLQRAMIAAARVLDPEGRALGLKWPNDLVAWRDGRLVKLGGILGEQVGGRLILGLGVNLTWAPAIPDRAILPASLVDLELSSGPTPDLAFCIIRYWTNLAQDLQPLFRWPEAGSPIHWEGGQGTCLGWEPDGRLKVASAEGIRRLSAGDVSGLGREL, encoded by the coding sequence GTGGACCTGCCGCTGATCCGGCTGGCCGAGGTGGACTCCACCCAGGCCTTCCTGCGCCGGAATCCCCAGCTTGGCTTCTGCGCCGTGCTGGCGGACCGCCAGACCGAGGGACGGGGGCGCCAGGGCAACCGCTGGGAAAGCGCCTCCGGGGCAGGGCTCTGGATGTCGGTGGCGCTGCCTTCGCCCTCGGGAGTGGCCCCGGGCCTGGTGCTCCAGCGCGCCATGATCGCCGCCGCCCGGGTGCTGGACCCTGAAGGGCGGGCGCTGGGGCTGAAGTGGCCCAATGACCTCGTGGCCTGGCGTGATGGCCGCCTGGTGAAGCTGGGGGGCATCCTGGGCGAGCAGGTCGGGGGCCGGCTCATCCTGGGCTTGGGCGTGAACCTCACCTGGGCGCCGGCGATCCCGGATCGGGCCATCCTTCCGGCAAGCCTCGTGGATCTTGAGCTGTCCTCCGGGCCAACGCCGGATCTCGCCTTCTGTATCATTCGTTATTGGACGAATTTGGCGCAGGATCTTCAACCTCTCTTCCGATGGCCGGAAGCGGGTTCTCCCATCCATTGGGAGGGGGGGCAGGGCACCTGTCTGGGCTGGGAGCCCGATGGGCGTCTGAAGGTGGCCTCGGCGGAGGGCATCCGGCGGCTCAGCGCGGGAGATGTCTCGGGGCTCGGGCGCGAGCTCTGA
- the gcvH gene encoding glycine cleavage system protein GcvH: protein MFPADLKYTKDHEWLKPAGDGTALVGITHYAQDALGDVVFVDLPEAGAAFDQGEEFGTVESVKTVSELNMPSAGEVLEVNAALADHPEAVNEDPYGKGWMVKIKLTGALAGDLLDAAAYEALVSAESH from the coding sequence ATGTTCCCTGCCGACCTGAAGTACACCAAGGACCACGAATGGCTGAAGCCCGCGGGCGATGGCACGGCGCTGGTGGGGATCACCCACTACGCGCAGGATGCCCTGGGCGACGTGGTGTTCGTGGACCTGCCCGAGGCCGGCGCGGCCTTTGATCAGGGCGAGGAGTTCGGCACCGTGGAATCGGTGAAGACCGTCTCTGAGCTGAACATGCCTTCGGCCGGCGAAGTCCTCGAGGTGAATGCGGCCCTGGCGGATCATCCGGAAGCCGTGAACGAGGATCCCTACGGCAAGGGCTGGATGGTCAAGATCAAGCTGACTGGCGCTCTGGCCGGCGATCTTCTGGACGCCGCCGCCTATGAGGCCCTGGTGAGCGCGGAAAGCCACTAG
- a CDS encoding SDR family oxidoreductase — protein sequence MTAFRGAHVLITGAASGLGRLMALEAVRRGARVSLLDRDAKGLAEVCEALRAEKGDAEGFVVDLSDRAALQATCHEVQGTRGGVDILINNAGIVSGKTLLECSDEAIERTFQVNVLAGFWTVRAFLPGMLAAGKGHIVTVASAAGLAGTSRLVDYSASKFAALGFDESLRMELKRLGSPVRTTVVCPFFIDTGMFEGVKTRFAWLLPILKPDYVVRRILKAIEGNRSRLVMPRFVLTVPVVRVLPPILFDAVLGFFGVNRSMDEFVGRAQK from the coding sequence ATGACGGCTTTCCGCGGCGCCCACGTCCTCATCACCGGTGCGGCCAGCGGCCTGGGCCGCCTCATGGCCCTGGAGGCGGTCCGGCGCGGCGCCCGCGTGAGCCTGCTGGACCGGGACGCCAAGGGCCTGGCCGAGGTCTGTGAGGCCCTCCGCGCAGAGAAGGGCGATGCCGAGGGCTTCGTCGTGGATCTCTCGGACCGGGCGGCCCTCCAGGCCACCTGCCACGAGGTGCAGGGCACCCGGGGCGGCGTGGACATCCTGATCAACAATGCCGGCATCGTCTCGGGGAAGACGCTGCTGGAATGCAGCGACGAGGCCATCGAGCGCACCTTCCAGGTGAACGTCCTGGCGGGCTTCTGGACGGTGCGGGCCTTCCTGCCGGGCATGCTGGCCGCAGGGAAGGGGCACATCGTCACCGTGGCCTCCGCAGCAGGCCTTGCGGGCACCTCGCGCCTGGTGGACTACTCCGCCTCGAAGTTCGCGGCCTTGGGCTTCGACGAATCCCTGCGCATGGAGCTGAAGCGCCTGGGCAGTCCCGTGCGCACCACCGTGGTCTGCCCCTTCTTCATCGACACCGGCATGTTCGAGGGGGTGAAGACCCGCTTCGCCTGGCTGCTGCCCATCCTCAAGCCGGACTACGTGGTCCGCCGCATCCTGAAGGCCATCGAAGGGAACCGCTCAAGGCTCGTCATGCCCCGCTTCGTGCTGACCGTACCCGTGGTGCGCGTGCTGCCGCCCATCCTCTTCGATGCTGTGCTGGGCTTCTTCGGCGTGAACCGGAGCATGGACGAGTTCGTGGGACGGGCTCAGAAGTAG
- a CDS encoding LysM peptidoglycan-binding domain-containing protein, with protein MPLPLLTALLWGTAPVLGPPPSPQPQAVIVPARAAESDAARIARLRALVEAAEQALEADEEEVAEARADEADVLTADWSPELLRSRVAQDLLQRLKDVQEQLSAEVPAAPGEAEPGLKAAEEVLSLSGEELRSELEKVRAAEYGATYDFPIDLNDKVLTWVSLFTTTKRGFMENALGRASVYMPMIRQVFAEEGVPSDLAYLAVIESGFRNEAKSRAKAVGMWQFIRSTGRIYGLTGNAWVEERRDPVKSARAAARYLKRLYEISGDWYLAASGYNAGPLTLERAIQNLGTRNFWDLARSRWLRTETKNYVPELCAAILVGRNPERYGLKIVPLAPYVYETVTVPAMTSLAVLARCAGTDTASLKTLNPELLRGSTPPGSYTLRVPPGKALECMRQLARMPAGKRLDFQHYTVRRGDTLAKVAKRFKVAPDDLLDANDITARQFKPGKRLLVPPAPSLALDARDLAPRIERVKLLGDRPLEPLPVVPVDPGPGGTASPAAAGTEAVVASNPAIPPAVPPGATGPASPASVTPPATAAARPEPAVEGATYRARPGDTLAKIARARQVPLGLLMRLNPDAVKELHPGDLVRLPGSASSSSSPRTAGAPRIHVVQRGETLAAIGRKYDLDPKDLKTWNRLKGDRVQVGQRLRLVPR; from the coding sequence ATGCCGCTGCCGCTTCTGACAGCCCTGCTCTGGGGGACGGCTCCGGTCCTGGGACCACCGCCGTCCCCCCAGCCCCAGGCCGTGATCGTCCCCGCCCGTGCGGCTGAATCGGACGCGGCCCGTATCGCCCGCCTGCGCGCCCTTGTGGAGGCCGCGGAGCAGGCGCTGGAGGCGGATGAGGAAGAGGTGGCCGAGGCCCGGGCGGACGAGGCGGACGTCCTCACGGCCGACTGGTCGCCGGAGCTGCTCCGGAGCCGGGTGGCGCAGGATCTGCTCCAGCGGCTGAAGGACGTCCAGGAGCAGCTCTCCGCGGAAGTGCCGGCGGCTCCCGGTGAAGCCGAGCCGGGCCTCAAGGCCGCCGAGGAGGTGCTCTCGCTCAGCGGCGAGGAGCTGCGGAGCGAGCTGGAGAAGGTCCGGGCGGCCGAGTACGGAGCCACCTACGATTTCCCCATCGACCTGAACGACAAGGTGCTCACCTGGGTGAGCCTCTTCACGACCACCAAGCGCGGCTTCATGGAGAATGCCCTGGGCCGGGCCTCGGTGTACATGCCCATGATCCGCCAGGTCTTCGCCGAGGAGGGCGTGCCTTCGGATCTGGCCTACCTGGCGGTCATCGAGTCGGGCTTCCGCAACGAGGCCAAGAGCCGCGCCAAGGCCGTGGGCATGTGGCAGTTCATCCGCTCCACCGGCCGCATCTACGGGCTCACCGGCAATGCCTGGGTGGAGGAGCGGCGCGACCCCGTCAAGTCGGCCCGGGCAGCGGCCCGCTATCTGAAGCGCCTCTACGAGATCTCCGGCGACTGGTACCTGGCGGCTTCCGGCTACAACGCCGGCCCCCTCACGCTGGAGCGCGCCATCCAGAACCTCGGCACCCGGAACTTCTGGGATCTGGCCCGGTCCCGCTGGCTGCGCACCGAGACCAAGAACTACGTGCCCGAGCTCTGCGCGGCGATCCTCGTGGGGCGGAACCCCGAGCGCTACGGTCTGAAGATCGTGCCGCTGGCGCCCTACGTCTACGAGACGGTGACCGTGCCTGCGATGACCAGCCTCGCCGTCCTGGCCCGCTGCGCCGGCACGGACACAGCTTCGCTGAAGACCCTGAATCCCGAGCTGCTGAGGGGCTCCACGCCTCCGGGCAGCTACACCCTGCGCGTGCCTCCGGGCAAGGCCCTGGAGTGCATGCGCCAGCTCGCCCGGATGCCCGCCGGCAAGCGGCTGGACTTCCAGCACTACACCGTGCGCCGGGGAGACACCCTCGCCAAGGTCGCGAAGCGGTTCAAGGTGGCGCCGGATGACCTGCTGGACGCCAACGACATCACGGCGCGGCAGTTCAAGCCCGGGAAGCGTCTGCTGGTGCCGCCCGCGCCCAGCCTGGCTCTGGATGCCCGCGACCTCGCTCCCAGGATCGAGCGTGTGAAGCTGCTCGGAGACCGGCCCCTGGAGCCCCTGCCGGTCGTTCCCGTAGACCCGGGGCCGGGTGGGACAGCATCGCCCGCGGCCGCGGGGACAGAGGCTGTTGTCGCCTCCAACCCTGCGATTCCGCCTGCCGTTCCACCTGGGGCCACCGGGCCGGCTTCCCCGGCCAGCGTGACCCCGCCTGCCACGGCGGCTGCCAGGCCCGAGCCCGCGGTGGAGGGAGCCACCTACCGCGCCAGGCCCGGCGATACCCTCGCGAAGATCGCCCGCGCCCGCCAGGTCCCCCTGGGCCTGCTGATGCGGCTCAATCCAGACGCCGTGAAGGAGCTGCATCCCGGGGATCTGGTCCGGCTGCCCGGCTCCGCGTCCTCCAGCTCCTCCCCGCGGACAGCGGGCGCGCCGCGGATCCATGTGGTCCAGCGGGGGGAGACTCTGGCCGCCATCGGCCGGAAGTACGACCTGGATCCCAAGGACCTCAAGACCTGGAACCGGCTGAAGGGCGACCGGGTCCAGGTCGGCCAGCGGCTCCGTCTGGTGCCCCGGTGA
- a CDS encoding type III pantothenate kinase → MSLLLAVDVGNTNVVLGIYDLSKGPDSPLVCSWRLATSRERTVDEYGVSALALMRHQGIEAGQIKHVAISCVVPPLHPILMSLASIYFGVEAFYVEPGVKTGVKVLIDNPAELGADRLVNAVAGIEAYGAPLIVVDFGTATTFDVVNAKREYLGGLICPGLKISADALFQRASRLPRVEVAEPERLVGRNTVQAMQSGIFYGYVGMVDGILERLLADIPEAKVVSTGGLARVIGPHTRHIRLEAPDLTLDGLRILWLRNQGGRK, encoded by the coding sequence ATGAGTCTTCTGTTGGCCGTCGATGTGGGCAACACCAACGTGGTGCTGGGGATCTACGATCTGTCAAAGGGTCCGGACTCGCCCCTCGTCTGTTCCTGGCGCCTGGCCACCAGCCGCGAGCGCACCGTGGACGAGTACGGCGTCTCGGCCCTGGCCCTCATGCGCCACCAGGGCATCGAGGCCGGCCAGATCAAGCACGTCGCCATCTCCTGCGTGGTGCCGCCCCTCCATCCCATCCTCATGAGCCTGGCTTCGATCTACTTCGGCGTGGAGGCCTTCTACGTCGAGCCCGGCGTCAAGACCGGCGTGAAGGTCCTCATCGACAACCCGGCGGAGCTGGGCGCCGACCGGCTGGTGAACGCCGTAGCGGGCATCGAGGCCTACGGGGCCCCCCTCATCGTGGTGGACTTCGGCACGGCCACCACCTTCGATGTGGTGAACGCGAAGCGCGAGTATCTGGGAGGCCTCATCTGCCCCGGCCTGAAGATCAGCGCCGATGCCCTCTTCCAGCGGGCCAGCCGCCTGCCCCGGGTGGAGGTGGCCGAGCCCGAGCGCCTGGTGGGCCGCAACACCGTCCAGGCCATGCAGTCCGGCATCTTCTACGGCTACGTGGGCATGGTGGACGGCATCCTGGAGCGTCTGCTGGCGGACATCCCGGAGGCCAAGGTGGTGTCCACGGGCGGCCTGGCGAGGGTGATCGGCCCCCACACCCGGCACATCCGGCTGGAGGCGCCGGACCTCACCCTGGACGGTCTGCGCATCCTCTGGCTCCGGAACCAGGGCGGGCGGAAATAG
- the gcvT gene encoding glycine cleavage system aminomethyltransferase GcvT, which translates to MSTSATELMKTPLNAAHRALNAKMVDFGGWDMPVQYPAGILAEHEAVRTKAGLFDVSHMGEIRVKGPGALALVEHLTPNAVSKLAIGQVHYTAFLYENGTFVDDLLVYREGEEEFLLVVNAGNSDKDFAWVQQNAKGYDCTVVNESPATGQIALQGPLSVGILQPLTKTPLEPIGYYFFTHGEVAGIKCLISRTGYTGEDGFELYCAAGDTEKLWNAVLAAGMPAGLIPAGLGCRNTLRLECKMALYGHEIDDTIHALEAGLGWIVKLDKGDFIGRGALLAAKAAPAPRKLVGFKTLEKRDIARDHMPVVQDGRQIGFVTSAAPSPTCGINLGLAYVPTELAKVGGRIQIEIRGRAVDAEIIPTPFYKRQK; encoded by the coding sequence ATGTCCACTTCCGCCACCGAGCTGATGAAGACCCCGCTGAACGCCGCCCATCGGGCCCTGAACGCCAAGATGGTGGATTTCGGCGGATGGGACATGCCGGTGCAGTACCCGGCCGGGATCCTCGCGGAGCATGAGGCGGTGCGCACCAAGGCCGGCCTCTTCGACGTGAGCCACATGGGCGAGATCCGCGTGAAGGGCCCTGGCGCCCTGGCCCTGGTGGAACACCTGACCCCAAACGCCGTCTCCAAGCTGGCCATCGGCCAGGTCCACTACACGGCCTTCCTCTATGAGAACGGCACCTTCGTGGACGACTTGCTGGTCTACCGCGAAGGGGAGGAGGAGTTCCTGCTCGTGGTGAACGCGGGCAACTCCGACAAGGACTTCGCCTGGGTGCAGCAGAACGCCAAGGGCTACGACTGCACGGTGGTGAACGAGAGTCCCGCCACCGGCCAGATCGCCCTGCAGGGGCCGCTCTCGGTGGGCATCCTCCAGCCTCTGACGAAGACCCCGCTGGAGCCCATCGGCTACTACTTCTTCACCCATGGCGAGGTGGCCGGGATCAAGTGCCTCATCAGCCGCACGGGCTACACCGGCGAGGACGGCTTCGAGCTCTACTGCGCCGCCGGCGACACCGAGAAGCTCTGGAATGCGGTGCTGGCGGCCGGGATGCCCGCCGGGCTCATTCCCGCGGGCCTGGGCTGCCGGAACACCCTGCGCCTGGAGTGCAAGATGGCCCTCTACGGCCACGAGATCGACGACACCATCCATGCGCTGGAGGCGGGTCTCGGCTGGATCGTGAAGCTGGACAAGGGCGACTTCATCGGCCGCGGAGCCTTGCTGGCCGCGAAGGCCGCCCCCGCCCCGCGGAAGCTTGTGGGCTTCAAGACCCTGGAGAAGCGCGACATCGCCCGCGACCACATGCCCGTGGTGCAGGACGGCCGGCAGATCGGCTTCGTCACCAGTGCAGCCCCCTCGCCCACCTGCGGCATCAACCTGGGCCTGGCGTACGTCCCCACCGAACTGGCCAAGGTCGGCGGGCGTATCCAGATCGAGATCCGCGGCCGGGCCGTGGACGCGGAAATCATCCCCACGCCGTTCTACAAGCGGCAGAAATAG
- a CDS encoding ABC-F family ATP-binding cassette domain-containing protein → MLASLNHVDLRFGPQEVLKDVTWAIQEGECWGVIGRNGAGKSTVFKLLLGQLEADSGTVVKPTKERGIRMGHYAQDLVPETQGSVLEEALAAFGDVERLQHEMRELEHRMGEAGADLDEVMERYQKVTETFEHLDGFTIRARAESILQALGFSAADFERPVETLSGGQKSRVMLAKAILQGQDLLLLDEPTNHLDLPSLRWLEAFIQDTDATVAVISHDRYFLDKIATEILELELGRSRAYDGNYSEFMEKKEQELELLERHYEQQQAYIKNQEEYIRRNIAGQNTKQARGRRTHLAKLDRIQKPLKDRRKVKFSFPETQRGGDVALVLENASVGWGGTPLYAPLEQLQIKRGQKMGIVGLNGTGKSTLLKAISEEIPFITGRARLGSQVKLGYFDQHHRNLDPRNTVFQQIHAVNPQALKQDVLGFLAKFQFRGDEVDKPVTALSGGERARLSIATLIRHGVNLLLLDEPTNHMDIPSMEAMEDTILSFTGAAIVVTHDRYLLGRVADSLLRIHEGRAEFREGGYEDHQAWVDLDLSAETESGSPEPEPSRKVASPQAKPSPAAKPQGLDGTPSKPRPIDKDKQRAVKRFEKHVAEAEAKVAALEAKLADLQREMAAMDPADWQAFSAKLDAQKTLEADLAYAMSDWEAAQTALEEAQR, encoded by the coding sequence ATGCTCGCTTCCCTCAACCATGTCGATCTCCGCTTCGGCCCCCAGGAGGTGCTGAAGGACGTGACCTGGGCCATCCAGGAGGGCGAGTGCTGGGGCGTCATCGGCCGCAACGGCGCGGGGAAGAGCACCGTCTTCAAGCTGCTGCTCGGCCAGCTGGAAGCCGACAGCGGCACGGTGGTGAAGCCCACGAAGGAGCGCGGCATCCGCATGGGCCACTACGCCCAGGACCTGGTGCCGGAGACGCAGGGCAGCGTGCTGGAGGAGGCCCTGGCGGCCTTCGGCGACGTGGAGCGCCTGCAGCATGAGATGCGCGAGCTGGAGCACCGCATGGGCGAGGCCGGCGCAGATCTCGACGAGGTGATGGAGCGCTACCAGAAGGTCACGGAGACCTTCGAGCACCTCGACGGGTTCACCATCCGGGCCCGTGCCGAGAGCATCCTCCAGGCCCTCGGGTTCAGCGCCGCCGATTTCGAGCGCCCCGTGGAGACGCTCTCCGGCGGCCAGAAGAGCCGCGTGATGTTGGCCAAGGCCATTCTCCAGGGGCAGGATCTGCTGCTGCTGGACGAGCCCACCAATCACCTGGATCTGCCCAGCCTGCGTTGGCTGGAGGCCTTCATCCAGGACACGGATGCCACGGTGGCCGTCATCAGCCACGACCGCTACTTCCTGGACAAGATCGCCACCGAGATCCTGGAGCTGGAGCTGGGCCGCTCGCGGGCCTACGACGGCAACTACTCCGAGTTCATGGAGAAGAAGGAACAGGAGCTGGAGCTGCTGGAGCGCCACTACGAGCAACAGCAGGCCTACATCAAGAACCAGGAAGAGTACATCCGTCGCAACATCGCGGGCCAGAACACCAAGCAGGCCCGTGGCCGCCGCACCCACCTCGCCAAGCTCGACCGCATCCAGAAGCCGCTGAAGGACCGCCGGAAAGTGAAGTTCAGCTTTCCCGAGACGCAGCGCGGCGGGGACGTGGCCCTGGTGCTGGAGAACGCCAGTGTGGGCTGGGGCGGGACACCCCTCTACGCGCCCCTGGAGCAGCTCCAGATCAAGCGCGGGCAGAAGATGGGCATCGTGGGCCTCAACGGCACCGGGAAGTCCACCCTGCTGAAGGCCATCTCCGAGGAGATCCCCTTCATCACCGGGCGGGCCCGGCTGGGCAGCCAGGTGAAGCTGGGCTACTTCGACCAGCACCACAGGAACCTGGATCCGCGGAATACCGTGTTCCAGCAGATCCACGCCGTGAATCCGCAGGCCCTCAAGCAGGACGTGCTGGGCTTCCTGGCCAAGTTCCAGTTCCGCGGCGACGAGGTGGACAAGCCCGTCACGGCGCTCTCCGGCGGCGAGCGGGCCCGCCTGAGCATCGCCACCCTCATCCGCCATGGCGTGAACCTGCTGCTGCTGGACGAGCCCACCAACCACATGGACATCCCCAGCATGGAGGCCATGGAGGACACCATCCTGAGCTTCACGGGCGCGGCCATCGTGGTGACCCATGACCGCTACCTGCTGGGCCGCGTGGCGGACTCCCTGCTGCGCATCCACGAGGGCAGGGCCGAGTTCCGCGAAGGCGGCTACGAGGACCATCAGGCCTGGGTGGACCTGGACCTGAGCGCCGAGACGGAATCGGGCAGCCCTGAACCCGAGCCCTCCAGGAAAGTGGCTTCGCCGCAGGCGAAGCCCAGCCCGGCGGCGAAGCCGCAGGGCCTTGATGGCACACCGTCCAAGCCACGCCCTATAGACAAGGACAAGCAGCGGGCCGTGAAGCGCTTCGAGAAGCATGTGGCCGAAGCCGAGGCCAAGGTGGCGGCGCTGGAGGCGAAGCTGGCGGACCTGCAGAGGGAGATGGCCGCCATGGATCCCGCCGACTGGCAGGCCTTCAGCGCGAAGCTCGATGCCCAGAAGACCCTTGAGGCGGACCTGGCCTACGCCATGAGCGACTGGGAAGCCGCCCAGACCGCGCTGGAGGAAGCCCAGCGCTGA
- a CDS encoding tryptophanase gives MPRTMIEPFRIKSVEPIRMTSPQERLEMLQTAKLNVFKLRAEDVLLDWLTDSGTGAMSSAQWGAIMVGDESYAGARSFFRLEAVLKDITGMAHFVPTHQGRAAEKVLFTAVCKQGDLVPNNCHFDTTRANLEYNGVEAVDLVIPEGLQPSLIHPFKGNIDLVRVEEVLKKEGHRIPFGMITVTNNTGGGQPVSMANLRAYAALLKKYGKPLIMDVCRFAENAMFIKLREPGYENTPIKAICQEMFSYADGCTMSAKKDGMVNIGGFIMLRSDEWLDPVRNMLILTEGFPTYGGLAGRDLEALAVGLEEGMQEDYLRYRLRTAEYLGEKLEAAGVGFVKPTGGHAVYIDAKTVLPDMPVSQYPAWALCNALYLEGGIRGVEIGSVMFGKHLDDGSETYHSMELVRLAFPRRMYTQSHFDFAAEVIAEVKAKAREIRGVKIVKQSKYLRHFTAEMAWA, from the coding sequence ATGCCCCGCACCATGATCGAGCCCTTCCGCATCAAGTCCGTGGAACCCATCCGCATGACCAGCCCCCAGGAGCGCCTGGAGATGCTGCAGACCGCCAAGCTGAACGTCTTCAAGCTGCGGGCCGAGGACGTGCTGCTGGACTGGCTGACGGATTCCGGCACGGGCGCCATGAGCTCGGCCCAGTGGGGCGCCATCATGGTGGGCGACGAGAGCTACGCCGGCGCCCGCAGCTTCTTCCGCCTGGAGGCCGTGCTCAAGGACATCACCGGCATGGCCCACTTCGTCCCCACCCACCAGGGCCGCGCCGCCGAGAAGGTGCTCTTCACCGCCGTGTGCAAGCAGGGCGACCTGGTCCCCAACAACTGCCACTTCGACACCACCCGCGCCAACCTGGAATACAACGGCGTCGAGGCCGTGGACCTTGTTATCCCCGAAGGGCTCCAGCCCAGCCTCATCCACCCCTTCAAGGGCAACATCGACCTGGTCCGCGTGGAGGAAGTGCTCAAGAAGGAAGGCCACCGGATCCCCTTCGGCATGATCACGGTGACCAACAACACCGGCGGCGGCCAGCCCGTCTCCATGGCCAACCTCCGGGCCTACGCCGCACTCCTGAAGAAGTACGGCAAGCCGCTCATCATGGACGTCTGCCGCTTCGCCGAGAACGCCATGTTCATCAAGCTCCGCGAGCCCGGCTACGAAAACACGCCCATCAAGGCCATCTGCCAGGAGATGTTCAGCTACGCCGACGGCTGCACCATGAGCGCGAAGAAGGACGGCATGGTGAACATCGGCGGCTTCATCATGCTGCGCAGCGATGAGTGGCTGGATCCCGTCCGCAACATGCTGATCCTCACCGAGGGCTTCCCCACCTACGGCGGCCTGGCCGGGCGCGACCTGGAGGCCCTCGCCGTGGGCCTGGAGGAGGGCATGCAGGAGGACTACCTGCGCTATCGCCTGCGCACCGCCGAGTACCTGGGCGAGAAGCTGGAGGCCGCGGGCGTGGGCTTCGTGAAACCCACCGGCGGCCACGCGGTCTACATCGACGCCAAGACCGTCCTGCCCGACATGCCCGTCTCGCAGTACCCGGCCTGGGCGCTCTGCAACGCCCTCTACCTGGAAGGCGGCATCCGCGGCGTGGAGATCGGCTCCGTCATGTTCGGCAAGCACCTGGATGACGGCTCGGAGACCTACCACAGCATGGAGCTGGTGCGCCTGGCCTTCCCCCGCCGCATGTACACCCAGAGCCACTTCGACTTCGCCGCCGAGGTCATCGCCGAGGTGAAAGCCAAGGCCCGGGAGATCCGCGGCGTGAAGATCGTCAAACAGAGCAAGTACCTGCGGCATTTCACCGCCGAGATGGCCTGGGCGTAG